A portion of the Bacillus thuringiensis genome contains these proteins:
- a CDS encoding MFS transporter: MQPSAPPHLESTETIFSSSITKLVVFICWLAILADGYDLGIYGAVLPKLLEDKSWALSPAHAGTIASYALFGMFIGAILVGTITDLIGRKWTLICCLALFSITMGLAAIAPSPELFGLSRFIGGIGLGGVIPTASALTVEYSPQKRQSFIYALMFTGYPLGIVLGAILSMFMLEDFGWRIMFGIGMIPLLLIPFIIRYLPESIQFLLSRNRQEEVNQILNRFQIEFHVKNKTHQAPSTIQKENGFFTLFSKEYIKATLLFWITYIMGMFLIYGLNTWLPQMMRQAGYPLGSSLSFLLILNITAAIGALFAGAIADCIGAKIVISISYLMAAICIGLLTIKPSVTIIYLLIGLAGIGSVGITQILNAYVTQYFPSHIRATSLGWGLGLGRVGAISGPILVGIIMTMQYDLAWNFYLFSFAGLIAAISVFFIPTK, translated from the coding sequence ATGCAACCTTCAGCTCCACCTCATCTAGAATCTACAGAAACTATCTTTTCAAGCTCTATTACAAAACTTGTTGTTTTTATTTGTTGGCTAGCCATTTTAGCTGATGGATATGATTTAGGTATTTACGGTGCCGTTCTACCAAAGCTCCTAGAAGACAAAAGCTGGGCGCTATCACCAGCGCATGCTGGTACAATTGCAAGCTATGCTTTATTTGGGATGTTTATTGGGGCTATTCTAGTTGGAACGATTACAGATCTAATTGGGCGTAAATGGACGCTTATATGCTGTTTAGCACTTTTTTCTATCACAATGGGTTTAGCGGCTATCGCTCCTTCTCCTGAGTTATTTGGATTATCTCGATTTATAGGAGGAATCGGATTAGGCGGTGTTATCCCTACGGCTTCAGCACTCACTGTTGAATATTCCCCCCAAAAAAGGCAATCTTTTATTTATGCTCTTATGTTTACGGGCTATCCTTTAGGTATCGTGTTAGGTGCTATTTTGTCTATGTTTATGTTAGAAGATTTCGGATGGAGAATTATGTTTGGTATCGGAATGATTCCACTACTCCTTATTCCTTTCATTATTCGCTATTTACCTGAGTCCATTCAATTTTTATTATCACGTAATCGCCAAGAAGAAGTGAACCAAATTCTTAATCGTTTTCAAATTGAATTTCATGTAAAAAATAAAACTCATCAAGCCCCATCTACTATACAAAAGGAAAATGGATTTTTCACTTTATTCTCAAAAGAATACATAAAAGCAACGCTACTTTTTTGGATCACTTATATAATGGGAATGTTTCTAATATACGGTTTAAACACTTGGTTACCACAGATGATGCGTCAGGCGGGATATCCTCTTGGATCTAGTCTGTCATTCCTACTTATACTAAATATTACCGCAGCTATCGGCGCATTATTCGCTGGAGCAATTGCTGATTGTATAGGAGCAAAAATTGTTATTAGCATCTCTTATCTTATGGCAGCCATATGTATCGGACTATTAACAATTAAACCATCTGTTACAATCATTTATCTTTTAATTGGCCTTGCTGGTATTGGATCAGTCGGTATTACTCAAATATTAAATGCATATGTAACACAATACTTCCCATCACATATCCGAGCTACCTCCTTAGGCTGGGGACTGGGACTTGGCCGAGTTGGTGCAATTTCTGGCCCTATTCTCGTCGGTATTATTATGACAATGCAATATGACTTAGCATGGAATTTTTACTTATTCTCCTTTGCAGGTCTTATCGCAGCTATATCTGTTTTCTTCATTCCTACAAAATAA
- a CDS encoding FAD-dependent oxidoreductase, with protein sequence MTSDTFPQLPLSYWIESTQFPTFPRLSENIKTKVAIIGAGITGITTAYLLAKEGIDVVLIDSGRILHGTTGHTTAKVTAQHDLIYDELITHFGVEKAGLYYESNNQALQFINETVQTYKIDCNFSNEDSYLYTTTDNGLRNLSKEYEAYQKLNIPCDYVQSLSIPIPVQSALVMKNQAQFHPLLYLKTLLEKFVEMGGKVYEQTTAMDVEKGDYPQIITKDGHHITCEYVVSCSHFPFYDANSFFFTRMYAERSYALAIKAKTDYPGGMYLSIDDPKRSLRYITDNGEKLILIGGESHKTGQGINTMLHYEALYSFAEATFGVDEVPYRWSAQDLITLDKLPYIGHINERNPNIFVATGYRKWGMTTGTAAAHLLKDSILKVHSPYEELYAPSRFHANPDIKMFLSQNIDVAKHLIEGKIETALRKPEDLEVGEGSVVHVNGKRAGAYKDKEGKLHIVDTTCTHLGCEVEWNNGDCTWDCPCHGSRFSIEGDVLEGPADQPLKRVDNE encoded by the coding sequence ATGACAAGTGATACATTTCCACAACTGCCGCTATCTTATTGGATTGAATCTACTCAGTTTCCTACTTTCCCTCGTTTATCCGAAAATATAAAGACGAAAGTTGCTATTATCGGTGCTGGTATTACAGGTATTACTACTGCCTATTTACTTGCAAAAGAAGGCATCGATGTTGTTTTAATTGATTCTGGTCGTATTTTACACGGGACGACTGGACATACAACAGCGAAAGTAACAGCACAACATGATCTTATTTATGATGAATTAATAACTCATTTCGGTGTAGAAAAGGCCGGGCTTTACTATGAATCAAATAATCAGGCTCTACAATTCATAAATGAAACTGTTCAAACATATAAAATCGACTGTAATTTCTCAAATGAAGATTCATATTTATATACAACTACTGATAATGGATTAAGAAATTTATCGAAAGAATATGAAGCTTATCAAAAATTAAATATACCTTGTGACTACGTTCAATCTCTATCAATTCCTATTCCAGTACAATCTGCACTTGTCATGAAAAATCAAGCACAATTCCATCCCCTCCTTTATTTGAAAACACTTTTAGAAAAGTTTGTGGAGATGGGCGGCAAAGTTTATGAACAAACAACAGCTATGGATGTCGAAAAAGGGGATTATCCACAAATAATTACAAAGGATGGCCATCATATCACTTGTGAATATGTCGTCTCTTGTTCACATTTTCCTTTTTATGATGCGAATAGCTTTTTCTTTACGAGAATGTATGCAGAACGCTCCTACGCTCTTGCAATAAAAGCAAAAACGGATTATCCAGGTGGCATGTATTTAAGTATTGATGATCCAAAACGCTCCTTACGCTATATAACAGATAATGGAGAAAAATTGATTTTGATTGGTGGGGAAAGTCATAAAACAGGACAAGGAATAAATACGATGCTTCATTATGAAGCACTCTACTCTTTTGCTGAAGCAACTTTTGGAGTAGATGAAGTTCCTTATAGATGGTCAGCACAAGATTTAATTACTCTAGACAAACTCCCTTATATCGGACATATTAACGAAAGAAATCCAAATATATTTGTTGCAACTGGATATCGCAAATGGGGAATGACAACTGGAACTGCTGCCGCTCACCTACTGAAGGACTCCATCCTAAAAGTCCACAGTCCCTATGAAGAACTATATGCACCATCACGCTTCCATGCAAATCCAGATATAAAAATGTTCCTCTCCCAGAACATTGATGTTGCGAAACATTTAATTGAAGGAAAGATTGAAACCGCATTACGTAAGCCAGAAGATCTCGAAGTTGGTGAAGGATCTGTCGTACATGTTAACGGTAAACGAGCAGGTGCTTATAAGGACAAAGAAGGTAAATTACATATCGTCGATACAACTTGTACACATCTCGGCTGTGAAGTTGAATGGAATAATGGTGATTGTACTTGGGATTGCCCTTGCCATGGTTCTCGTTTTTCAATTGAGGGAGACGTTCTTGAAGGTCCAGCAGATCAACCGTTAAAACGAGTTGATAATGAGTAA
- a CDS encoding fatty acid desaturase family protein gives MKELHTFGWYAARVSPHLPKKAFKPVPTRLFGGLAYLIVALAGLISIGVFELNVWANLGIAIVLGLCFASLGFLGHEILHGTVVRKAWLRDFLGAIAFMPLSTGPKLWRKWHNATHHVHTQHEENDPDAWPTLEKLKKSKFLSWVYRMPLHVRSFFSFLSLTIQFTLHSTRMFFHFIKEFKSSNQKSVWLQLLLPWTVWISLLFIMGPGKWLFAYVIPLLIANFIVMAYIATNHRLNPIVPVNDPLANCLSVTVPRWVDVLHFNFSYHTEHHLFPAMSSKYYPLVKEKIKEMWPERYHEMPMTKALAALWNTPRVYYHGSELVDPHREHFYGSLGNGLDPHNISYREEHIEEDESIKKVNQ, from the coding sequence ATGAAGGAGCTTCATACGTTTGGGTGGTATGCAGCACGTGTATCACCACATTTGCCGAAAAAAGCATTTAAACCAGTGCCTACTCGTTTATTTGGTGGACTGGCTTATTTGATTGTGGCATTGGCGGGGTTAATATCGATTGGTGTATTTGAATTGAATGTGTGGGCGAATCTAGGAATTGCGATTGTTCTTGGATTATGTTTTGCTTCACTTGGATTTTTAGGGCATGAAATTTTACATGGAACTGTTGTAAGAAAGGCATGGCTTCGTGACTTCTTAGGCGCGATTGCATTTATGCCATTATCAACAGGGCCAAAGCTTTGGAGAAAGTGGCATAATGCAACGCATCATGTTCATACACAGCATGAAGAGAATGATCCGGATGCATGGCCGACACTTGAGAAACTTAAGAAGAGTAAGTTTTTGAGTTGGGTATATCGTATGCCTCTACATGTACGTTCATTCTTTAGTTTTCTGTCACTAACAATTCAATTTACATTGCATTCGACTCGAATGTTCTTTCATTTTATAAAAGAGTTCAAGTCATCCAATCAAAAATCTGTATGGCTTCAACTTCTTTTGCCTTGGACAGTTTGGATTAGTTTATTGTTTATTATGGGACCTGGAAAATGGTTATTTGCATATGTTATTCCGTTGTTGATTGCTAACTTTATTGTAATGGCATATATCGCAACAAATCACCGCTTAAATCCAATTGTTCCAGTAAATGATCCGTTAGCAAACTGTTTATCAGTAACAGTGCCGCGCTGGGTAGACGTTTTACATTTCAATTTCTCATATCATACAGAACACCATCTGTTTCCTGCTATGAGCTCTAAATACTATCCGTTAGTAAAAGAGAAGATTAAAGAAATGTGGCCGGAACGTTATCACGAAATGCCGATGACAAAAGCATTGGCAGCACTTTGGAATACACCACGTGTGTATTATCACGGAAGTGAATTAGTGGATCCGCATAGAGAGCATTTCTATGGTTCTTTAGGAAATGGACTAGATCCTCATAATATTTCATATCGTGAGGAACATATAGAGGAAGACGAGAGTATTAAAAAAGTAAATCAGTAA
- a CDS encoding amino acid ABC transporter permease, giving the protein MFILCGAFHSLLKSIQYEVKRMFEIFISSYPTLLKATIVTLQLTLTSLVLGSLIGLLFAFFRISNNKVLNSIAHIYIAIIRGTPLIVQIAILYFGITSVVVFTPFWAGAIALAIHNGAYITEIFRGSIQSVDRGQLEAARSLGMPYPLAMRRIILPQAFRLSLPPLGNQFIIGLKDSSLVAYVGLSELWGSGLSIAAGNFQQLDTYIIVGAYYLVLVLLFTYFVNLLEKRLQRKETNSFQVHKKNKKEVSL; this is encoded by the coding sequence GTGTTCATTTTATGTGGGGCATTTCATTCTCTACTAAAATCTATACAATATGAGGTGAAACGCATGTTTGAAATTTTTATCTCTTCCTATCCCACACTCTTAAAAGCTACTATTGTCACATTACAATTAACATTAACTTCCCTAGTACTCGGTTCATTAATTGGATTATTATTCGCTTTCTTTCGAATTTCGAATAACAAAGTTTTAAATAGCATTGCTCATATCTATATTGCTATTATTCGTGGTACACCTTTAATTGTTCAAATCGCTATTCTCTATTTTGGGATTACATCCGTTGTTGTTTTTACCCCTTTTTGGGCAGGAGCAATCGCTTTAGCAATTCATAACGGTGCATATATTACGGAAATTTTCCGTGGATCTATTCAATCCGTTGACCGGGGACAATTAGAAGCAGCTCGCTCTTTAGGTATGCCTTACCCTTTAGCTATGCGCCGGATTATATTACCACAAGCATTTCGTCTGTCTCTTCCTCCTCTAGGAAACCAATTTATTATCGGATTAAAAGACTCTTCACTTGTCGCTTACGTAGGACTGTCCGAATTATGGGGATCAGGTTTATCAATTGCAGCAGGTAACTTCCAACAATTAGATACTTACATAATCGTTGGTGCATACTATCTCGTACTTGTTCTTCTATTTACTTATTTTGTTAATCTTTTAGAAAAACGATTACAACGAAAAGAAACTAACTCCTTCCAAGTCCATAAAAAGAACAAAAAGGAAGTTTCTTTATAA
- a CDS encoding ABC transporter substrate-binding protein, whose translation MKRKLLTIVASITLCTSFILGACSKESSTTSSNGEKEFRYAMSGLYKPFNYKENDGKLVGFDVEIGEALAKKMNMKATPVTNPWETLIQGLQAKKYDVILGSMAITEERLKAVSFSNPYYRSGAQIFVAKKNTAISSPEDLKGKKIGVVKASTFKNLVAKYTDQITEYDSDITALMDLEPGRVDAVITDQMVGLRMIKEGKSNIKEAGKPLNLDEMGIAIRKDDKEMVEKVNKALDEIIKDGTYEKISKKWFGRNILGEEEKTK comes from the coding sequence ATGAAAAGAAAACTATTAACCATTGTTGCGAGCATTACACTATGTACATCCTTCATACTAGGAGCTTGTAGCAAAGAAAGCTCTACTACTTCATCAAATGGTGAAAAAGAATTTCGCTATGCGATGAGTGGATTATACAAACCTTTTAACTATAAAGAAAATGACGGCAAACTTGTCGGCTTTGATGTAGAAATCGGTGAAGCTCTTGCTAAAAAGATGAACATGAAGGCTACGCCAGTTACAAACCCATGGGAAACGCTAATTCAAGGTCTTCAAGCGAAGAAATATGATGTAATACTGGGTAGTATGGCAATTACAGAGGAGCGCTTAAAAGCTGTTAGTTTCTCAAATCCGTACTATCGCTCTGGCGCCCAAATTTTTGTGGCTAAAAAGAATACCGCTATCTCTTCTCCAGAAGATTTAAAAGGTAAGAAAATTGGTGTTGTAAAAGCTAGTACCTTTAAAAATCTTGTTGCAAAATATACAGATCAAATCACAGAATATGACAGCGATATTACTGCTCTTATGGATTTAGAGCCTGGGCGTGTTGACGCAGTAATTACGGATCAAATGGTTGGTCTACGTATGATAAAAGAAGGAAAATCGAATATAAAAGAAGCCGGAAAACCATTAAATCTTGATGAAATGGGAATTGCTATTCGCAAAGATGATAAAGAAATGGTTGAGAAAGTAAATAAAGCGTTAGATGAAATCATTAAAGATGGTACGTATGAAAAGATCAGTAAAAAATGGTTCGGGCGTAATATTCTTGGTGAAGAGGAAAAAACGAAGTAA
- a CDS encoding amino acid ABC transporter ATP-binding protein: protein MIQVRNLVKSFGSLDVLKGIDLEVKEKEVVVLIGASGSGKSTLLRCLNFLEMYDEGEIHLQGERIDPKHSNLNKVRENVGMVFQHFNLFPHMTSLENIIEAPIHVKKLEKANAKDIGNQLLQKVGLQDKADVTPHLLSGGQKQRIAIARALAMSPKIMLFDEPTSALDPELVGEVLQVMKELAGEGMTMVIVTHEMNFARDVADRVIFMDDGKIVEDAPPAQFFSAPSHERAKQFLRNVL, encoded by the coding sequence ATGATTCAAGTTCGAAATCTAGTAAAATCATTCGGTTCACTTGATGTGTTAAAAGGAATTGATTTAGAAGTAAAAGAAAAAGAAGTTGTTGTTTTAATTGGTGCCAGTGGTTCTGGTAAAAGTACATTACTTCGCTGTCTTAACTTTTTAGAAATGTACGATGAAGGCGAAATTCACTTACAAGGTGAGCGGATTGATCCAAAGCATTCAAATTTAAATAAAGTCCGTGAAAATGTCGGTATGGTTTTTCAGCACTTTAACCTCTTTCCTCATATGACCTCACTAGAAAACATCATAGAAGCACCTATTCACGTAAAAAAATTAGAGAAAGCAAATGCAAAAGATATTGGAAATCAACTTCTCCAAAAAGTCGGCCTTCAAGATAAAGCGGATGTAACTCCTCATCTTCTTTCAGGTGGTCAAAAACAGCGTATTGCCATTGCACGAGCTCTTGCAATGAGCCCTAAGATTATGCTATTTGATGAGCCTACCTCAGCTTTAGACCCTGAACTTGTTGGAGAAGTATTGCAAGTTATGAAAGAACTTGCTGGAGAAGGGATGACAATGGTTATTGTTACTCATGAAATGAATTTCGCAAGAGATGTAGCTGATCGCGTCATCTTTATGGACGATGGAAAGATTGTAGAAGATGCTCCGCCAGCACAATTCTTTTCAGCTCCATCACATGAACGGGCAAAACAATTTTTACGCAACGTTTTATAA
- the argR gene encoding arginine repressor encodes MKKEKRQRLIKQFVKEYEIDKQERLVELLAKKDVLVTQATVSRDIRELNLTKVPSQEGLMIYKVFSEEHLQTDIKLKKKLREVVVKIDCVDQLMVIKTLPGNAHVIGVLFDELDWKEKIGCICGNDTCLIISQSKSDREIIEERLNLII; translated from the coding sequence ATGAAAAAAGAAAAAAGACAACGGTTAATTAAACAATTTGTAAAGGAGTATGAAATAGATAAGCAAGAAAGATTAGTAGAATTGTTAGCAAAAAAAGATGTATTAGTAACACAAGCTACGGTTTCTCGCGATATTCGTGAGTTAAACTTAACGAAGGTACCTTCTCAAGAAGGATTAATGATATATAAAGTTTTCTCAGAAGAGCATTTACAAACTGATATAAAGTTAAAGAAAAAATTACGAGAGGTTGTTGTAAAAATTGATTGTGTAGATCAATTAATGGTTATTAAAACATTACCTGGTAATGCACATGTTATTGGTGTTTTATTTGATGAATTAGATTGGAAAGAAAAAATAGGATGTATATGTGGAAATGATACATGCCTTATAATTTCACAGTCGAAATCAGATAGGGAGATTATAGAAGAAAGGTTAAATTTAATTATTTAG
- the arcA gene encoding arginine deiminase: MKHPIHVTSEIGELQTVLLKRPGKEVENLTPDYLQQLLFDDIPYLPIIQKEHDYFAQTLRNRGVEVLYLEKLAAEALVDKKLREEFVDRILKEGQADVNVAHQTLKEYLLSFSNEELIQKIMGGVRKSEIETSKKTHLYELMEDHYPFYLDPMPNLYFTRDPAASVGDGLTINKMREPARRRESLFMEYIIKYHPRFAKHNVPIWLDRDYKFPIEGGDELILNEETIAIGVSARTSAKAIERLAKNLFSRQNKIKKVLAIEIPKCRAFMHLDTVFTMVDYDKFTIHPAIQGPKGNMNIYILEKGSDEETLKITHRTSLMEALKEVLGLSELVLIPCGGGDVIASAREQWNDGSNTLAIAPGVVVTYDRNYVSNTLLREHGIEVIEVLSSELSRGRGGPRCMSMPIVRKDI, translated from the coding sequence ATGAAACATCCGATACATGTTACTTCAGAAATTGGGGAATTACAAACGGTTTTATTAAAACGACCGGGTAAAGAAGTGGAAAACTTGACGCCAGATTATTTGCAGCAATTATTATTTGACGATATTCCATACTTACCAATTATTCAAAAAGAGCATGATTATTTTGCACAAACGTTACGCAATCGGGGTGTTGAAGTTCTTTATTTAGAAAAACTAGCCGCTGAGGCGTTAGTAGACAAAAAACTTCGAGAAGAATTTGTTGATCGTATTTTAAAAGAAGGACAGGCCGACGTAAATGTTGCACATCAAACTTTAAAAGAATATTTACTTTCCTTTTCAAATGAAGAATTAATTCAAAAAATTATGGGCGGTGTACGGAAAAGCGAAATTGAAACAAGTAAGAAGACACATTTATATGAATTAATGGAAGATCATTATCCGTTTTACTTAGATCCAATGCCTAATTTATATTTTACTCGTGATCCAGCAGCTAGCGTGGGCGATGGCTTAACGATAAATAAGATGAGAGAACCAGCGCGTAGACGTGAATCATTATTCATGGAGTACATCATTAAATATCATCCAAGATTTGCAAAACATAATGTACCAATCTGGTTAGATCGTGATTATAAATTTCCAATTGAAGGTGGCGACGAGCTAATTTTAAATGAAGAAACAATTGCAATTGGAGTATCTGCTCGTACTTCAGCTAAAGCAATTGAACGTTTGGCTAAAAATCTCTTTAGCCGACAAAATAAAATTAAGAAAGTGTTAGCAATAGAAATTCCAAAATGCCGAGCATTTATGCATTTAGATACAGTATTTACAATGGTTGATTATGACAAGTTTACAATTCACCCAGCCATTCAAGGGCCAAAAGGGAATATGAATATTTATATTTTAGAAAAAGGATCAGATGAGGAGACTCTTAAAATTACACATCGTACTTCTTTAATGGAAGCATTAAAAGAGGTATTAGGCTTAAGTGAATTAGTTCTTATTCCATGTGGAGGAGGAGATGTAATTGCTTCTGCTCGTGAACAATGGAATGATGGCTCGAACACATTAGCAATCGCACCAGGTGTAGTTGTTACATATGATCGCAACTATGTATCCAATACGTTATTACGGGAACACGGTATAGAAGTGATTGAGGTGCTAAGTTCAGAATTATCTCGTGGTCGTGGGGGTCCACGTTGCATGAGTATGCCAATTGTTCGTAAAGATATTTAG
- the argF gene encoding ornithine carbamoyltransferase, giving the protein MLMTRPNLKGRSFLAEKDFTQEELLYFLDLAAELKEKKKNGIPHHYLEHKNVALLFEKTSTRTRCAFTVACTDLGANPEYLGKGDIQLGKKESVEDTAKVLGRMFDGIEFRGFNHETVESLAQNSGVPVWNGLTDMWHPTQTLADLLTIREHVGKLKNVKLVYVGDGRNNVANSLLVGGAIVGMDVRICTPESLWPAQEVIDLAKKYNEQVMITSNVEEAVANADVIYTDVWVSMGEEEKFAERVELLKPYQVNMKMIKETGNENVIFLHCLPAFHDVETMYGEEVYEKYGLKEMEVTDEVFRSKHSKVFDQAENRMHTIKAVMAATLGNME; this is encoded by the coding sequence ATGTTAATGACTAGACCAAATTTAAAAGGAAGAAGCTTTCTAGCAGAAAAAGATTTTACACAAGAAGAATTGTTATATTTTCTAGATTTAGCAGCAGAATTAAAAGAGAAAAAGAAAAATGGTATCCCGCATCATTATTTAGAACATAAGAATGTAGCGCTCTTATTTGAAAAAACCTCCACTCGTACGCGCTGTGCATTTACGGTAGCATGTACAGATTTAGGGGCGAATCCTGAATATTTAGGGAAAGGTGATATTCAGCTTGGGAAAAAAGAATCCGTAGAGGATACTGCAAAAGTGTTAGGGCGTATGTTTGACGGAATTGAGTTTCGTGGATTTAATCATGAGACTGTAGAATCTTTAGCACAAAATTCTGGTGTGCCAGTTTGGAATGGATTAACAGACATGTGGCATCCAACACAAACACTAGCAGATTTATTAACAATTAGAGAACATGTAGGGAAATTGAAAAATGTGAAGCTCGTTTACGTTGGAGATGGACGAAATAATGTTGCTAATAGCTTACTAGTTGGTGGAGCAATCGTTGGAATGGATGTACGTATTTGTACACCGGAATCTTTATGGCCTGCACAAGAAGTAATTGATTTAGCAAAAAAATATAATGAACAGGTAATGATAACAAGTAATGTGGAAGAAGCTGTTGCGAATGCAGATGTAATTTATACAGATGTATGGGTGTCTATGGGAGAAGAAGAAAAATTTGCTGAACGTGTCGAGTTATTGAAACCTTATCAAGTAAATATGAAAATGATTAAAGAAACAGGGAATGAAAACGTGATTTTCTTACATTGTTTACCTGCATTTCATGATGTTGAAACGATGTATGGCGAAGAAGTTTATGAGAAATATGGGTTGAAAGAAATGGAGGTAACTGACGAAGTATTCCGCAGTAAACATTCAAAAGTATTTGATCAAGCTGAAAATAGAATGCATACAATTAAAGCGGTTATGGCAGCTACTTTAGGAAACATGGAGTAA
- the arcD gene encoding arginine-ornithine antiporter produces MGEDKKLGLFTLTALVVGSMIGGGAFNLASDMAKGAGAGAIIIGWVITGIGMIALGLSFQNLTVKRPDLDGGIFSYAKAGFGNFMGFNSAWGYWLSAWLGNVAYGTLLFSSLGYFFPIFEGGQNVESIIGASVLLWCVHMLILRGVQSAALVNLVTTIAKLVPVFVFIVIGIFAFHIDTFLDGFWGQTGSFSWGAVGSQVKSTMLVTLWVFIGVEGAVVLSSRAKNRSDVGKATVIGLIGTLIIYILITLLSLGLMQQADIAGLKNPAMAYLFESVVGKWGAIFINLGLVISVLGAWLGWTLLASEIPYLAAKDGVFPKWFAKENKNKAPVNSLWITNGLIQIFLLTFVVSDQAYNFAFSLASSAILIPYAFSAFYQLKHSLKSEEVDRNKNIIIGLIASIYGVWLVYAAGLEYLLLTMTLYAPGIFIFYNVQKQKSSKQIFTRVELASSVAIGALAFFAIYGLITGSITL; encoded by the coding sequence ATGGGTGAAGATAAGAAATTAGGGTTGTTTACACTAACGGCTCTTGTAGTTGGGTCTATGATTGGCGGTGGAGCCTTTAATTTAGCGAGTGATATGGCAAAAGGTGCTGGTGCTGGAGCCATTATTATTGGCTGGGTTATAACAGGAATTGGGATGATTGCACTTGGATTATCTTTTCAAAATCTAACTGTAAAACGGCCAGATTTAGATGGTGGTATTTTTAGCTATGCAAAAGCAGGGTTTGGTAATTTTATGGGATTTAATAGTGCGTGGGGATACTGGCTATCTGCTTGGCTTGGGAATGTAGCTTACGGTACATTATTATTTTCTTCATTAGGATATTTCTTCCCGATCTTTGAAGGCGGTCAAAATGTAGAATCCATTATTGGTGCAAGCGTATTATTGTGGTGTGTTCACATGTTAATTTTACGTGGAGTTCAATCAGCAGCACTTGTGAATTTAGTAACTACAATCGCAAAATTAGTACCTGTATTTGTATTTATTGTCATAGGAATCTTTGCGTTTCATATTGATACGTTCTTAGATGGATTTTGGGGGCAAACTGGTTCTTTTTCATGGGGAGCAGTTGGCAGCCAAGTTAAAAGTACAATGCTTGTAACTCTATGGGTATTTATTGGGGTAGAAGGGGCTGTTGTTTTATCCAGTCGAGCAAAAAATAGAAGTGATGTAGGGAAAGCAACGGTTATTGGCTTAATTGGTACACTTATCATTTACATTTTAATCACATTATTGTCTCTTGGACTTATGCAGCAAGCAGATATTGCTGGTTTGAAAAATCCAGCTATGGCTTATTTATTTGAAAGTGTTGTTGGAAAATGGGGTGCTATTTTTATTAATCTAGGTTTGGTTATCTCTGTATTAGGTGCTTGGTTAGGTTGGACTTTGCTCGCTTCTGAAATTCCATATTTAGCGGCTAAAGATGGAGTATTTCCAAAATGGTTCGCAAAAGAAAATAAAAATAAGGCTCCAGTAAATTCATTATGGATAACAAATGGTTTAATTCAAATATTCTTGTTAACATTCGTCGTTTCTGATCAGGCGTATAACTTTGCATTCTCTTTAGCATCTTCAGCCATTTTAATCCCATATGCTTTTTCAGCATTTTATCAACTGAAGCATAGCTTAAAATCTGAAGAAGTAGATCGAAATAAAAATATAATAATTGGTTTGATAGCAAGTATTTATGGCGTGTGGTTAGTTTATGCAGCTGGTTTAGAGTATTTATTATTAACAATGACTTTATATGCGCCAGGTATTTTTATTTTTTACAATGTTCAAAAGCAAAAGAGTTCGAAGCAAATATTTACTCGAGTGGAATTAGCATCATCCGTAGCAATTGGTGCTTTAGCATTCTTTGCGATTTATGGATTAATTACAGGCAGTATTACTTTATAA